AATTCATCAATTAATTTCATTCCGGTACGACATGAACAGGGCGCCGCATTCATGGCAAATGCCTGGGGAAGGCTGACAGGACATCCGGGTGTCTGCCTTGCCACCCTTGGACCCGGGGCCACCAATCTCATTACCGGCATTGCAGACGCATATCTTGACCGCTCTCCGGTAGTTGCCATTACAGGACAGTTGGATTTACCAAAACTTCATAAGGAATCGCATCAGTACGTTGACATAGTTTCAATATTTAAACCTGTAACCAAATGGAATGCAAGAATTGAGAGGGCCTCAGTCATCCCGGAGATTATTAGAAAGGCATTCAGGCTGTCGGCAGTGGAAAAACCCGGACCAACGCACATAGAACTCCCGGAGGATGTTGCAGTGGAAAATACCTCTGATACGCCGATACCGCCCCTGAAAATAAATTATCCTGAACCTGAACCTTCATTAATACATAATGCTGTGCAGGCAATTAAAGAGGCAACATATCCGGTAATCCTCGCAGGAAACAGTGTGTTAAGGGGAAAAGCATCTGAAATTTTAAGACAGTTCGTTGAAAAAGTCCGCATACCGGTTGCAGCGTCATTTATGGGTGTAGGAGCAATACCTGCAGACAGCGAGTTTTTCCTCTCGGCATACGGCCTGCAGTTGAGGGATTACGTCTCATGCGGTTTTGACAGGGCCGACCTTATTATTGCCGTCGGCTACGACCCGGTTGAATGCAGCGCAAAATATTTTAATCCAAACAGGGATAAAAAAATAATACATATAGATTTTACCCCTGCAGATGTTGATGCGCATTATGAGGCTATTGAACTTACAGGAGACATCGCTTCCACCCTCAGGATGCTGACAGAACACGCGGATTTTCAGAAAGACTATGTTTATGACAAAAAACTGAAAGAGATTATCAACTTTTCTTTTGATTTTTCCTCCAAAGGGTTTCCCCTGAAACCCCTTAAAATTATCCGAGAAATCAGGAGCAGTCTCGGAAGAGATGATATTCTGATAAGCGACGTCGGCGCGCACAAGATATGGATTGCAAGGTTTTATCCTGTCTATGAACCGAACACGGCAATAATTTCAAACGGCTATTCGTCTATGGGTTTTGCGCTCCCCTCTGCAATAACGGCAAAGATGCTTTATCCCAGGAAAAAGATTCTTGCAGTCTGTGGGGACGGAGGATTTATGATGAGCGCTCAGGAGATTGAGACAGCGGTAAGGCTGAACCTGCCTATCGTGTGCCTTATACTAAATGACGGAGGCTACGGGCTTATCGCATGGAAGCAGATAAATAAATTCGGGAAAGAGTTCGGCTGCCGCTTTGGAAATCCTGATTTTGTTAAATTTGCAGAGTCCTTCGGCGCAAAAGGGTACAGAGTAAAAAGTGAAGATGAACTTGCTCCAATTCTGAAAGATGCATTGCTGCAAAAAGCGCCTGCGGTAATTGACTGCCCTGTTGATTATTCGGAGAACCTCAAGCTTACAGAGGCACTAAACAAAATAATCTGCCCGGTATAAAAATACTACAAGCACAAATATCAAAGTCCAAATGTCAAAACATTGTCAAAAAAATATTATGCCCCTATTCATTATATTTGAACTTTGGATTTTATTTGATCTTTGAGCTTTGACATTTGACATTATTTTTTGCACTATTTATTCATCATATCCAGAAACTCTTTATTGCTCTTTGTGCCGGTAAGTTTTCCAAGGAGGAATTCCATGCTCTCAACAGTGCTGAGAGGGGTAAGCACCTTTCTTATAATCCACATCTTGTTAAGGACTTCTTTCTCAACAAGAAGCTCTTCTTTCCTCGTGCCTGAGCCGTTTATGTCAATGGTCGGGAATATTCTCTTGTCCACGAGTTTTCTGTCAAGGTGAAGCTCCATATTGCCCGTGCCTTTGAATTCTTCAAATATGACGTCATCCATCCTGCTTCCCGTGTCAACAAGCGCGGTCGCAAGGATCGTAAGGCTCCCGCCGTCTTCAATATTTCTTGCGGTTCCGAAAAATCTCTTAGGCTTCTGAAGGGCATTGGAGTCAAGACCGCCGGACAGAACTTTTCCGCTTGCAGGGATAACCGCATTATACGCCCTTGCAAGACGTGTCATTGAGTCAAGAAGGATTACCACATCCCTTCTTGTCTCAACAAGCCTCTTGGCCCTGTCAATAACCATCTCAGACACCTGACAGTGCCTATGAGGCGGCTCGTCAAAGGTTGAGCTTATTATTTCAGCGCCGGGCACCTGCCTTTTCCAGTCAGTGACTTCCTCCGGTCTTTCATCAATCAGAAGTATTATCAGGTGCACGTCAGCATGATTTTTCTTTACCGCCTTTGCAATGGATTGGAGGAGCATCGTCTTGCCTGTCCTCGGCGCCGCGACAATCATGCCCCTCTGCCCCATGCCGATTGGCGTAATTAAATCCATGACCCTTGTGGAATAATCTTCTTTTTCGTATTCAAGTTTAAGGCGTTTAGTGGGATAATATGGGACAAGATTATCAAAAAGCGGCCTGTCAACATTTTCCTCCGGGGATTCGTGATTTATGGCTTCAACCTTAAGCAGGGCAAAGTAACGCTCGCTTTCCTTTGGGGGTCTAATCTGACCTGTTACGAGATCGCCGGTCCTCAGATTAAACCGCCTTATCTGCGAAGGCGAAACATATATATCGTCCGGACCGGGCAGGTAGCTGTAATCAAGGGAGCGGAGGAAGCCAAAGCCGTCGGGTAGAATCTCAAGCACGCCCTCTCCGAATATCAGCCCTGTCTTTTCAGTCTGCGCCTGGAGTATCGCAAAAATCAGGTCCTGTTTTCTGAGCCCTCTTGCGCCGTCCACGCTGAGTTCACGCGCCATTTTAGTAAGCTCGTCAATTGTTTTTTCTTTTAATTCTGAAATGTTCATACCTGCTCCTTAGTTTTGATTGTGCCTAATCAGATTTGTTCGGAACGAATCTCCGATATTTTCTTTTTTCCTTGTCTGCGACTCGTCTACAATCCATAGGGTAGAGCGGAGAAATTTATTCATTAAGAATAAAAATATACTTCCCGGTCAATGATTTGTTGTGAGGTTTTACCTTTCAATAAAAAAATGGGATTTGTTTAAAGCAAAAAGAAGAATTAACTTACCTTAAGAATACTAAAATGCATTTATTTTTGTCAATACTGTAATTCAGACACAGGCTCCGGCATGGAAAAGGCCGGGGTCCTGATGCCTGTTTATTTAGTAAATTCAACCTTTTTAGTTTCTTTTTTCACAACAGCAGCTTGGCCTGACTCATATTTATATACAAAACTCGCGTCTATGTCAACTGATTTTGTGCCCTCGGTAAGAGGAATTACATAGGTAAACGATTCAGTCTTTCCAGGTTCAAGGGCGTCATATACGTGATCCATCGCAGTTATATCCCAGTTGTTAAGCCCGAGATAACCTTCCTTGTTGTGCTTGAAATGAAAATCATAGACTTCATATTCCCTGGTCTTGGAAAATACCTGTTTGCCGCTCTGGTCTTTCACGGTCACTTCCAGTGCCGTTTTTGGGAAGTATATTCAGCCATGGGGTATTCCGTGCCCTGAGTGGTTTGTCAGCTTAATATTCATGACAAGCCCCGGTACTATTCTGTTTTCAAGGTGATAAACATATTCCGTAGGACTTGCCGAAATATTAATTTCAACAGCATCTTTTGCAAAATCCTTTTCGTAAATGCCCGGGAACTTATGGCTTGCTTCCTTCATGTGACAGCCCTGACAGGTTTCCTTACCGCCATGCATCAGATAATGCTCTTCGTAGCTTGAGTATATTGTCGGACATTCCTTTGAAGGCAGTTCACAGCCGTGACATTTACCGCAGAACTTGGATGTCTTAAAATATTCAGATTTTACCGAGTTAAATCCAATCTCATCCTTGTGAGGAGTAGTGTCCTGAGCCTTCCCTGTCCCATAGATAGTTTTTGGTTGAGGATTGCCATCAGGAACCGCATATAAGTTATGACATGCTATGCAAT
This window of the Nitrospirota bacterium genome carries:
- a CDS encoding acetolactate synthase large subunit, with the translated sequence MNASELLVKCLEAEGVTHIFGIPGEENIDLLYALSNSSINFIPVRHEQGAAFMANAWGRLTGHPGVCLATLGPGATNLITGIADAYLDRSPVVAITGQLDLPKLHKESHQYVDIVSIFKPVTKWNARIERASVIPEIIRKAFRLSAVEKPGPTHIELPEDVAVENTSDTPIPPLKINYPEPEPSLIHNAVQAIKEATYPVILAGNSVLRGKASEILRQFVEKVRIPVAASFMGVGAIPADSEFFLSAYGLQLRDYVSCGFDRADLIIAVGYDPVECSAKYFNPNRDKKIIHIDFTPADVDAHYEAIELTGDIASTLRMLTEHADFQKDYVYDKKLKEIINFSFDFSSKGFPLKPLKIIREIRSSLGRDDILISDVGAHKIWIARFYPVYEPNTAIISNGYSSMGFALPSAITAKMLYPRKKILAVCGDGGFMMSAQEIETAVRLNLPIVCLILNDGGYGLIAWKQINKFGKEFGCRFGNPDFVKFAESFGAKGYRVKSEDELAPILKDALLQKAPAVIDCPVDYSENLKLTEALNKIICPV
- the rho gene encoding transcription termination factor Rho, which translates into the protein MNISELKEKTIDELTKMARELSVDGARGLRKQDLIFAILQAQTEKTGLIFGEGVLEILPDGFGFLRSLDYSYLPGPDDIYVSPSQIRRFNLRTGDLVTGQIRPPKESERYFALLKVEAINHESPEENVDRPLFDNLVPYYPTKRLKLEYEKEDYSTRVMDLITPIGMGQRGMIVAAPRTGKTMLLQSIAKAVKKNHADVHLIILLIDERPEEVTDWKRQVPGAEIISSTFDEPPHRHCQVSEMVIDRAKRLVETRRDVVILLDSMTRLARAYNAVIPASGKVLSGGLDSNALQKPKRFFGTARNIEDGGSLTILATALVDTGSRMDDVIFEEFKGTGNMELHLDRKLVDKRIFPTIDINGSGTRKEELLVEKEVLNKMWIIRKVLTPLSTVESMEFLLGKLTGTKSNKEFLDMMNK